One window of Papaver somniferum cultivar HN1 chromosome 9, ASM357369v1, whole genome shotgun sequence genomic DNA carries:
- the LOC113313153 gene encoding F-box protein SKIP8-like isoform X2, which translates to MYHPSKDQFQCFIGHYWASFRLNLGDQCPGAKFLAQIWKPCRVKGEDLEGTLSSETILDEEALEKELQTAIEQENYAKAAKIRDSLRFLHEDGKASVLAANARFYNSFRQGDLSAMQALWVKADHVCCVHPGVSGISGYDLVMGSWEFVWAEYEFPLEIEVKNVQVHVRGDVGYITCLEIVKTKGSSWGKQFATNVFEKIDGQWFMCIHHASYIDL; encoded by the exons ATGTATCATCCGTCAAAGGATCAGTTCCAGTGCTTCATAGGTCATTATTGGGCCAGTTTTCGGCTGAATTTGGGGGATCAA TGCCCTGGTGCCAAGTTTCTCGCTCAAATTTGGAAACCATGCAGGGTAAAAGGTGAAGACCTTGAAGGAACTTTAAGCAGTGAAACTATCTTGGATGAGGAAGCCCTGGAGAAGGAACTGCAGACTGCCATTGAACAAGAAAATTACGCCAAAGCCGCAAAAATCAGGGATAGTCTCCGTTTTCTGCATGAAGACGGCAAGGCTTCTGTTCTAGCAGCAAATGCGCGCTTCTACAACTCATTCAGGCAAGGAGATCTATCAGCGATGCAAGCTTTATGGGTGAAAGCTGATCATGTCTGTTGCGTGCACCCTGGCGTATCTGGAATATCTGGTTATGATCTAGTTATGGGAAGTTGGGAATTTGTCTGGGCTGAGTATGAATTTCCGCTAGAGATAGAGGTGAAAAACGTCCAAGTCCATGTAAGAGGTGACGTTGGATACATAACATGTTTAGAAATAGTTAAGACCAAAGGAAGCAGTTGGGGGAAACAATTCGCGACAAATGTCTTTGAGAAAATTGATGGTCAGTGGTTTATGTGTATTCATCATGCATCTTATATAGATTTGTGA
- the LOC113313153 gene encoding uncharacterized protein LOC113313153 isoform X1, with protein sequence MAVPNISAISLKSRLSSRLLQLPSVRRPCTCKSNSYNVSSVKGSVPVLHRSLLGQFSAEFGGSMQCPGAKFLAQIWKPCRVKGEDLEGTLSSETILDEEALEKELQTAIEQENYAKAAKIRDSLRFLHEDGKASVLAANARFYNSFRQGDLSAMQALWVKADHVCCVHPGVSGISGYDLVMGSWEFVWAEYEFPLEIEVKNVQVHVRGDVGYITCLEIVKTKGSSWGKQFATNVFEKIDGQWFMCIHHASYIDL encoded by the exons ATGGCCGTTCCCAATATCTCTGCAATTTCACTCAAGTCTCGTCTTTCTTCTAGATTATTGCAGCTCCCCTCGGTTCGTCGACCCTGCACT TGCAAATCTAATTCTTACAATGTATCATCCGTCAAAGGATCAGTTCCAGTGCTTCATAGGTCATTATTGGGCCAGTTTTCGGCTGAATTTGGGGGATCAA TGCAGTGCCCTGGTGCCAAGTTTCTCGCTCAAATTTGGAAACCATGCAGGGTAAAAGGTGAAGACCTTGAAGGAACTTTAAGCAGTGAAACTATCTTGGATGAGGAAGCCCTGGAGAAGGAACTGCAGACTGCCATTGAACAAGAAAATTACGCCAAAGCCGCAAAAATCAGGGATAGTCTCCGTTTTCTGCATGAAGACGGCAAGGCTTCTGTTCTAGCAGCAAATGCGCGCTTCTACAACTCATTCAGGCAAGGAGATCTATCAGCGATGCAAGCTTTATGGGTGAAAGCTGATCATGTCTGTTGCGTGCACCCTGGCGTATCTGGAATATCTGGTTATGATCTAGTTATGGGAAGTTGGGAATTTGTCTGGGCTGAGTATGAATTTCCGCTAGAGATAGAGGTGAAAAACGTCCAAGTCCATGTAAGAGGTGACGTTGGATACATAACATGTTTAGAAATAGTTAAGACCAAAGGAAGCAGTTGGGGGAAACAATTCGCGACAAATGTCTTTGAGAAAATTGATGGTCAGTGGTTTATGTGTATTCATCATGCATCTTATATAGATTTGTGA